One Oncorhynchus clarkii lewisi isolate Uvic-CL-2024 chromosome 32, UVic_Ocla_1.0, whole genome shotgun sequence DNA window includes the following coding sequences:
- the LOC139392070 gene encoding zona pellucida sperm-binding protein 3-like: protein MGLMMANTLRLLFKQLVWFLLVENFLISPALSYTYSADTWQQLPRRTPQFDNRPRFKQPPLQQTVSRPVRVETVAVTCHSDYMEIVVKADLFKLGNLIDVDDLRLGVEQYQDQEPCRATASAAGDEYRIFAALSDCGTKYMLNEDSLIYANLLRYTPRTTPDGVIRMAGAVIPIECHYERKYSLDSSSLQPTWIPFTATVSAEDTLQFSLKFMTSDWLYERGSGVYFLGDPINIEASVRDAHHTRLRVFVSSCVATLDPDSNSVPRYVFIESDGCLTDSQLPGSRSGFMRRTQDNKLGFHIDAFRFYQEDRAELYITCHLMAVPVMDHAEPSNKACSFIDGRWRSADENDLLCGPCPSLSRQKGVDQAPAQRPLSPRLGGSQLEPRVYRNKPPASGDNWSIGMKAKKVWDQDTTLGPMIVLPSKQKSTPLSPRTSGGIDIPGFPASTGDRKPVSPGSLWRGMDFKRGPYFAQSQNEVSPLGPRVGPNNKHGLVSSATYDGFIRQKELIAQRELEATPDPELIPAPEPIGDLEVTTEKEGLGEEEDQYEIGTY from the exons ATGGGACTCATGATGGCAAACACGCTCAGGTTATTGTTCAAGCAACTGGTTTGGTTTTTACTTGTGGAAAACTTCTTAATCTCTCCTGCTTTGTCATATACTTATAGCGCTGACACATGGCAACAACTTCCAAGGCGAACACCGCAATTTGACAATCGTCCACGCtttaaacagcctccactccaaCAAACAGTTTCAAGGCCAGTTCGAGTAGAAACTGTCGCTGTGACGTGCCATTCAGACTACATGGAGATAGTCGTGAAGGCTGATCTGTTTAAACTCGGTAATCTAATCGACGTGGATGACCTGCGACTTGGAGTTGAACAGTACCAAGACCAAGAGCCGTGTAGGGCTACAGCTTCAGCAGCCGGAGATGAGTACAGAATATTTGCAGCACTTTCGGACTGTGGAACCAAGTACAtg CTGAACGAAGACTCATTGATCTACGCAAACCTCCTCAGATATACACCCAGAACCACACCAGATGGCGTTATTCGAATGGCTGGTGCTGTAATCCCAATTGAGTGTCATTATGAAAG GAAGTACAGTTTGGACAGCTCTTCTCTCCAGCCGACCTGGATCCCTTTCACCGCCACAGTGTCTGCTGAAGACACCCTGCAGTTCTCATTGAAGTTTATGACAA GTGACTGGCTCTATGAGCGGGGTTCTGGAGTCTACTTCCTGGGTGATCCCATCAACATTGAGGCGTCTGTCAGGGATGCTCACCACACCAGGCTCAGGGTCTTTGTTAGCAGCTGCGTGGCCACACTGGACCCTGACAGCAACTCTGTCCCCAGATATGTCTTCATTGAGAGTGATGG ATGCTTGACGGATTCCCAGCTGCCTGGTTCCCGCTCTGGTTTCATGCGTAGAACCCAGGACAACAAGCTCGGGTTCCACATTGATGCCTTTAGGTTCTACCAGGAGGACAGGGCAGAG CTGTACATCACCTGCCACCTTATGGCAGTCCCTGTCATGGACCATGCAGAGCCGAGCAACAAGGCATGCTCCTTCATTGATGGCAG ATGGAGGTCTGCTGATGAGAATGATTTGCTATGTGGGCCTTGTCCAAGCCTGAGTAGACAGAAGGGGGTTGATCAAGCTCCAGCACAACGTCCCCTCAGTCCAAGACTAGGTGGTAGCCAACTTGAACCTCGTGTCTACCGCAACAAACCCCCAGCCTCTGGCGACAATTGGAGTATTGGGATGAAGGCCAAGAAAG TATGGGACCAGGATACTACTTTGGGCCCCATGATTGTCCTCCCAAGTAAACAGAAGAGTACACCTCTATCTCCACGGACGAGTGGAGGTATCGATATACCTGGCTTCCCTGCCTCAACAGGGGACAGGAAGCCCGTATCACCTGGCAGTCTTTGGCGTGGCATGGACTTCAAGAGAG GACCTTATTTCGCCCAATCCCAAAATGAGGTTAGTCCCTTGGGCCCAAGGGTCGGACCCAACAACAAGCACGGTCTCGTTAGCTCTGCAACATATGATGGCTTCATCAGGCAGAAAGAACTAATCGCCCAACGAG AGCTGGAGGCCACTCCAGACCCTGAGTTGATTCCTGCACCTGAGCCCATTGGAGACCTTGAGGttaccacagagaaagagggtctGGGTGAAGAGGAGGATCAGTATGAGATTGGAACCTATTGA